The genomic DNA tctcagtcttcgtaaatgacagaagagagagagcatccgatgtgggtattttgaaagtctcacatacatgccatgtcctgaaatgcttttcaaatcttcatttctagaaagcaacaggactatctttctctctttctcttcttgaccttgcaagacccaagggagagaaattatagcatgagtgttttgggacatccagcttggaaacttacccatatcctactttgcttgcttatcaatttcatctctagcacgcagcaagcacaatatgtattagtcaagaatggatgagaatcttacatttgatgtaatcgtgtatttcgtttgagttgaaatcataattacgagtttctattgttgagttatgatttatcaagtaaagatgtagtactgaaagattttcgctgatattgtagcatcaacacaaaagttgggatgagaaaatagaaacggttgtgtatttagaatgaatcgaattatgatgtcatttctgaggtatattcatgtaatgatgtttttggaaaatataaactgtagaatgttggtgctatttacttttacaggtttatgatggtgagaagttaataattattagagcatcatattaaaatttcgtatgcatgatttggaatactgagatactaaagagaatataggcgggaatgatttttacacctttttgataagattgattaaattagatcgagagaattattgcaggcttgaaatgaggactatgatgtttggaggtatgaactattgatcacatgatttattaatttgatgtttaaaccttgattgtagactgttgatgaataactcgattgttgttattgaggttggaaagaaacaatggaaaagattttgaggtaagattttagtgtgaattgatgaatgattgcagaaattgagactttagactgtgaataagatttactcatagaagaaggagatggaatttcaatatgataaaagagagtaagctttgatgaaggattgaaaggaatattatctgaatccctcaacttgaagattggacgataatattataggttttaatttcgaggacgaaattctaataaggagggaagattgtagtgtcccagaattttcaaagctatttaaatagattattttgataatgatgttattttaatatccattgtagctaaggattttaattcttgggaaatttatgagagtggtaattagagaatggtaattggtgaaatagtaaaatgagggtataattgtaaattgaagatagaatgagggtataattgtaaattgaaggtagaatagtatagggttggtgaaatagtatagggttggtgaaatagtaaaatgagggtataattgtaaattgaagatagaatgagggcataattgtaaattgaaggtagaatagtatagggttggtgaaatagtatagggttggtgaaatagtaaaatgagggtataattgtaaattgacggtagaatagtgtttgattttctcctataaatagagctcttctccttcagaattttcaccactcatctcctcccccatctcttgcatatattcttccttcttccgctttttactcggtctttcttctttctaagagtgtttactcagaacagagagagaaagggctagaccaagcgctacaagaaagaaagaacacaagagatagcggactttagaaattagtttcaaaagatatactagtggtgttagtcatattggagcaactaaattccttcataccactttcagcttcagtctagaggtaagtaaattcactaccccttctaaaattacttcatgtcatgctatttatatgttcttgtatcaaattgtaaatgattattttatttacgtattatgaagatatgttgcatgcatgaaggatttctaaaagaattatttagaaagtttatatttctttaaaggaTTTTTAAGCaccacaagtttatatttggaaaagttttcattttaagaaaagaaagtcgagaaatgatgatgattataagaaagaaaaatgatgataaaccctcctacatgttgccctaagatgcatcaaaagaagtacaaagaaaagtacaagagatgagataaatgtttatgaaatgagggcacatggatggaggagagtatttttggccccaagataagtaaagatgagaggagttcggtaccgatactcggatggaggcgaaaccactgaaggaggctatgccagaaggtggtattccatcaacagaccgttgagtgcaccaagaaaaagagttaattggcggtcgggcatggctgaggccacagttcagtgccatggtcacaaggacccgcaaccctcgtgcacaggggtaatagtgtacatgggccttattatgagaaaatgatactatattttcaacgaagatatgctaagatgatttacaaagattatttataatgatgcattatgatgatgatttataaagatgatttacaacgatgatctattactagaggtaatagtatgtatatgttacgggagatgcaaccgtacatacagatattattatggctagaattatatttatttgcgaaaatgattttcaaaactgagaacaaggagtaaaactatttatggttgtggattttacttgctgggccccctttgggctcattcagttttatttcttgttttcaggtagaaaggatgctggaataggaggccggaatggggtgggaataattattaattttcaaagtcttttcatataagttattgtaatgatatgatattccgcaactaaagtttaatgttttctaatttcgcttgtaataaaatctcttgaataatgttttatacatttttcgtatcttttaaaatcaagtactctgatagaccttatagatctttgcaagaatttttgttgaaaaagaagaaaagtggcaaactcagccttaacgggctgggggtGTTACAGTTGAGATAGATGTTGATgtgtcaaatgagacacatgtgacatataacaaatttttaattttgatggtaAAGTGTGATAGAGAGACCTATTTTAAACTTAGGCAAAATTTAAAGaccttattcttgaaattgaaaattcaaggaCTAAATACCAAATCAGATGAAAGCGTAAGgactaaaaatgatttttccctaattttttagaccaattccttttttttttatttgtttgccTCGAGTGAAAAAACTCTTcccaaaactaaaatattaataaacaacttaaaacgtataatatttaatttaatttttacctttatgtcacttcaaattctttttttttttttttttgaatatttttaaattaaaaatgaataaataaacgCCACCCACTACACATTATTCAacattttgtatattttaacacGAAACTGCATATAAATATTTTGACATTTGATCCGCTTTTAAAAAAGTCGctcaattttaataatattaatccaaGGGAATTAGTCGTTTTTCACTCGTTAATTTCTTCTGTTACATTTTCTATCAGGATTCTAATATAAGCCACTTGAAATATCAGCTATATCCTTACATTAAAGATTATAAAACAAAGGTTTTAAGAAAGTGTAACAAAAAGACAGTTAACAAATTGAGGTTAACCACCCTAGCACTCCTAAAGACATTTAAAGTTTGTCTAACAACTCCTAGGACTTTTAAAGTTTGTCTAGCTATTGAAATCATTTTTGAAACCCCTTCAGGAATGGTATAACCACCCCTATAGATGCAATAGAAAAGTGCGAGCTCAAAAGGTAAACACGTTAACTTAAGAGAAGACTAGAATCCATTAGGAAGAACTAGAATCCAAAGATTTGGAATCCACTAATAAAATATGGTGAAAACTCTCTAATAGAGATAAAGTTTTAATTATCcaacaaattaacaattattaaaagtaagtcaaaataatacttttttttttttttttgtttgtttttttttttttttctcttttctcttttgaggAGAATGCTGGGTGTTTTTGTGTTCTCATTGTattaggtggatattattttttttaaaaagcataaaaaaaaataataataaaaattgacccttatttttctcattaatttttaaaaaataatattaatttaggACCaagagaacacctaacatttttttttttaaaaaaaaaaaaaaaaaaattaattaaaacctaatcctaataatgAAATATTACAAAACTACCTTTAGAAAGAAACGAAACACAACGAAATTCACTAGAAAAAATGTAGCCATCAAGTTGTACGCCAGATTAGTCAAAGTGGTGGTCGATTGATGTATCGACCaccttggaattttttttcagCCGACGGATCTTCAACACACTAGGAtaagttattgttaaaaaaagtttaaaagttgATTGAAACGGATATGTATTAGCATTGtgaaatagttatgagataacaatgtagtatataacattacttattaaTCTTGCCAAAGTATATGTTGTAACAAAGACAATGGTATTGATTTTGATCCAAATGCATGTTTTAACATTTGTAGGCGTTAGCATAGGCCTCTCAGTATTGCTCGTGGGAGGGTTTTTGATATACTGGGGACGGAAAAGAAGAAATCTCATCAAGCTCAAGGAGAAATTATTCCAACAAAATGGTGGCTTAATATTACAACAACAACTCTCAAATCACAGAGGCTCTATAGAGCCAACAAAAATCTTTAGCATAGAAGAGCTTAAAAGGGCCACTAACAACTACGATGAGAGTAGGATTCTTGGCCAAGGTGGTAACGGAATTGTTTATAAAGGAGTATTACCAGGTAACAGAGTAGTTGCCATTAAGAAGTCTAAAGGGTTTGATCATAACCAAGCTAAGCAATTCATAAACGAGGTGTTTTTACTTACCCAAATCAACCATAGGAATGTGGTTAAGCTATTAGGATGTTGCCTTGAAACAGAAGTACCCTTATTAGTTTATGAATTCATTGGAAATGTGACACTTTTTTACCACATTCATGATAAAAGTCCCTCGTCCTCACTTACATGGGAAAATCGTTTGAAGATAGCAGGAGAAACTGCAGGTGCACTTGCATACTTACACTCTGAAGCTTCTATGCCAATTATTCATAGAGATGTAAAAACTGCAAATATACTTCTAGATGATAACCTCATTGCAAAAGTGGCTGACTTCGGAGCTTCAAGGCAAATTTCTCTTGATCAAACAAAGGTAACCACTTTAGTGCAGGGAACTTTTGGGTACTTGGACCCAGAGTATTTCCATACTGGCCAACTAACAGAGAAAAGTGATGTCTACAGCTTTGGTGTTGTTTTGGCAGAGCTATTGACAAGTAGGAAGGTAATTTTTTCCGATGAGACAGGAAGTGATAGAAATCTTTCTATGTCATTTGTTTCTACAGTGAAAGAGGATCGCCTATTGCAAATTCTTGACGATCACATTATAAACGAGGACAATATTGAGGACCTAAAGGAAGTGGCTAATCTTGTAAAGAGGTGCTTAAGTGTAAGAGGAGAGGATAGACCCTCTATGAAGGAAGTGGCAATGGAGCTGGAGGGTTTGAGAATTATGAAAAAACGTCAATGGGAAAAGGCCGATCTCTATGTAGAAGAGACTGAGAACTTGCTCACTGAACCTGAACACTATTTTAGCATTGATGTTGGCACAGGTTGTTCTTCTACCGACACAACTACTGGGTACGATAGCATAAGAAACCATCCATTGCAACAACCAGATGACGGCAGATAGTATAGCTGAGACAGAAGATCATTTAGTAAATGTGTTGTTAGTGTGTGAGATGCCATGTGTCTGTGCGCCTATTACCTAGctgttatataaaaatatgtgtTACCTGCATTCTTTTTTGCTCTAATGATGAACATTTGCATcatttgataaaatcaattatttatatatctaaTTTTTGTACTATATATTAGGCATATGACTATAAATGGAAATCCCATGTTTTGCTTAGACCATTTCAAGCTGATGCTCAAAAACTCGTAgatatgttgtatatataaaaacattggccgaattggaaatttttttgcCAAGTTGTTTCGAtttgttcaaattaaattttgttaaggGAAGGttgagattttttaaattatatatatattttattatggaTAATATCTATTATAATTTCATAGGTATTAATGTGGCAGTCGATGGTTTCGTCAAAAAATTACATGGATCATAAAAGCAAGGTGCATGGGTCTATTGTAATTTTTGCGTGCGACAAAAAATTTTGTGTACATTTTTATACTACAGAAAACTTGATGCAAATCGGTATAACCCCGTAGGTTGATGTTTCATCTTTTGCTAAATAAAAATCACTTGGCaagagaaacaaataaatgGAAAATAGTTAATATTAATTACACATTTACTTGCTCTGTTTTTTCCGATCTTATGAAAATTGAATCGGCCCTACCCTGGCGGTGGTTTCAAGAAAATCAGTAATGCCTCACTACAAACTTATTCTAGAGGGTGATTCTCTGGAGGTTGTACACCTTGTACAAGCGTTGCGCAAAGATTCTAGCTGTTGGGGCGATATGGCCACTATGTGGATGATGCGAAAGCTTTACTCAACACAACCACCCAATGGGAGGACCATCACGTGAGGAGAGCAGCCAATGCAGTAGTCCATTATTTAGCAAAACTAGCTTTACATTTTGGTGAAGAGCGTGTCTAGTATAATGAATGTCCAAGTTGTATTGATTTAGTACTTGCTGACCAAGTGTAACGCCTCAGgtgagcgctcgtgtggtcccctGGGAGAGCGCTCGCCCAGTGAAGGTGCCTTGACTTTTTGCTTACTAAAATGCTTTAAAGGCTTGGACTAGTCAAAGAGGATTTAGGCACACGTTTTATGATTGGTTTTAAGGGTTATTAATCTGTTTAGAAATCTTTAACTCTTAAAAATGTGGTGATTTGTCGGGTATTAAACCAAGCgaggatttgattaaatgaaAAGCACgaaacccattaaaaaaaaaaaaaaaaccaaaaaaaaacttcgAATGTCACAAACGACATATTACATCAAACTATCATGTGAGtggattatttttttacattactcctatttacttcatttttctctAGGCATTACTCCTATTTATTTGCtgattatatattaattaagaaaatactatGGCTCTATTTgtgaacattttctttttttcccttttatttttttattaaataaaagcattaaacaatttttttttttttaaaaaaaaatcacttttatgTGCATCActacatttttttaatcaaatatataaaaaaacaattctcaaaatacattaacaaacaaaacccatATCTCTTTTATGCTTATTTGTAGGTAAATTACACTTTCAACCCCAAACTACTATCCCATTTGCATT from Corylus avellana chromosome ca6, CavTom2PMs-1.0 includes the following:
- the LOC132185394 gene encoding wall-associated receptor kinase 3-like — its product is MVLILIQMHVLTFVGVSIGLSVLLVGGFLIYWGRKRRNLIKLKEKLFQQNGGLILQQQLSNHRGSIEPTKIFSIEELKRATNNYDESRILGQGGNGIVYKGVLPGNRVVAIKKSKGFDHNQAKQFINEVFLLTQINHRNVVKLLGCCLETEVPLLVYEFIGNVTLFYHIHDKSPSSSLTWENRLKIAGETAGALAYLHSEASMPIIHRDVKTANILLDDNLIAKVADFGASRQISLDQTKVTTLVQGTFGYLDPEYFHTGQLTEKSDVYSFGVVLAELLTSRKVIFSDETGSDRNLSMSFVSTVKEDRLLQILDDHIINEDNIEDLKEVANLVKRCLSVRGEDRPSMKEVAMELEGLRIMKKRQWEKADLYVEETENLLTEPEHYFSIDVGTGCSSTDTTTGYDSIRNHPLQQPDDGR